One Pseudoalteromonas undina genomic region harbors:
- the ndk gene encoding nucleoside-diphosphate kinase, whose product MALERTFSIVKPDAVAKNHIGAIYNRFETAGLKIVAAKMVHLSQEKAEGFYAEHSERPFFGALVSFMTSGPVMVTVLEGENAVLKNREIMGATNPAEALAGTLRADYADSIDENAVHGSDAVESAAREIAYFFADEELCPRTR is encoded by the coding sequence ATGGCTTTAGAGCGTACTTTTTCAATCGTAAAACCTGATGCAGTTGCTAAAAACCACATCGGCGCAATCTACAACCGTTTCGAAACTGCGGGTCTTAAAATCGTTGCAGCTAAAATGGTTCACCTTTCACAAGAGAAAGCTGAAGGTTTCTACGCTGAACACAGCGAACGTCCTTTCTTTGGCGCTTTAGTATCTTTCATGACTTCTGGCCCAGTAATGGTTACCGTTCTTGAAGGCGAAAACGCTGTTCTTAAAAACCGTGAAATCATGGGTGCTACTAACCCTGCTGAAGCACTAGCTGGTACTTTACGTGCAGACTACGCTGATAGCATCGACGAAAATGCGGTTCACGGTTCTGACGCTGTTGAATCTGCTGCTCGCGAAATCGCGTACTTCTTCGCTGACGAAGAACTTTGCCCACGTACTCGTTAA
- a CDS encoding bifunctional tRNA (adenosine(37)-C2)-methyltransferase TrmG/ribosomal RNA large subunit methyltransferase RlmN: MTEQKKINLLDLNRDAMRELFVSFGEKPFRGDQVMKWIYHFGVDNFDEMSNVNKKLKEKLKNECEIVAPEISVRQQASDGTIKYALVLEGGQEVEAVWIPEKDRATLCVSSQVGCALECTFCSTAQQGFNRNLKVSEIIGQVWRVAKDIGLDGNSEKRPVTNVVMMGMGEPLLNVKNVVPAMELMMDDWGFGLSKRRVTLSTSGVVPALDLLKEKIDVALAISLHAPDNALRDILVPINKKYPIEEFLAACRRYIDGSKANKDVTIEYVMLNGVNDSTDQAHELVKTLKGTPSKVNLIPFNPFPGNEYTRSSNSRIDRFSKVLQAAGITCIVRRTRGDDIDAACGQLAGDVVDRTKRMAKKKMRDDNAIAVNIHQA, encoded by the coding sequence ATGACCGAGCAAAAAAAGATTAACTTATTAGATTTAAACCGAGATGCAATGCGAGAGCTATTTGTATCATTCGGTGAAAAGCCATTCCGTGGCGATCAGGTGATGAAATGGATTTATCATTTTGGCGTAGATAATTTCGACGAAATGAGTAACGTAAACAAAAAGCTAAAAGAAAAGCTTAAAAATGAATGCGAAATTGTTGCACCAGAAATATCAGTTCGCCAACAAGCCAGCGACGGTACCATCAAATACGCACTCGTTTTAGAAGGCGGTCAAGAAGTTGAAGCAGTTTGGATCCCAGAAAAAGATCGCGCCACCTTGTGTGTTTCTTCTCAAGTGGGCTGTGCACTAGAATGTACTTTTTGCTCAACAGCTCAACAAGGCTTTAACCGTAACTTAAAAGTGTCTGAAATTATTGGCCAAGTATGGCGAGTAGCCAAAGATATTGGCCTTGATGGCAACAGCGAAAAACGTCCTGTCACTAACGTAGTGATGATGGGTATGGGCGAGCCGTTACTTAACGTTAAAAACGTGGTACCGGCGATGGAATTAATGATGGACGACTGGGGCTTTGGTTTATCTAAACGCCGCGTTACATTAAGCACTTCAGGTGTGGTACCTGCCCTTGATTTATTGAAAGAAAAAATAGACGTTGCACTGGCAATTTCACTGCATGCGCCAGATAACGCCCTGCGTGATATTTTAGTACCGATCAATAAAAAATACCCAATTGAAGAGTTTCTAGCTGCGTGTCGTCGTTACATTGACGGTTCAAAAGCCAACAAAGATGTGACTATTGAATATGTAATGCTTAACGGCGTGAACGATAGTACTGATCAGGCTCATGAACTAGTTAAAACGTTAAAAGGAACACCCTCTAAGGTAAACCTTATTCCATTTAACCCATTCCCAGGTAATGAATATACTCGTTCAAGCAACAGTCGAATTGATCGTTTCTCTAAAGTATTACAAGCTGCGGGGATTACCTGTATTGTTCGTCGTACCCGAGGAGATGACATTGATGCTGCCTGTGGTCAACTAGCTGGCGATGTTGTAGATCGTACGAAGCGTATGGCGAAAAAGAAAATGCGTGATGACAATGCAATTGCAGTGAATATTCATCAAGCCTAA